From one Notolabrus celidotus isolate fNotCel1 chromosome 24, fNotCel1.pri, whole genome shotgun sequence genomic stretch:
- the mcf2la gene encoding guanine nucleotide exchange factor DBS, whose amino-acid sequence MGEQLSVPEDLERSVEVLSTVSDDIVHREDAPLFAAEIGSELHKQFAFLPGGRGMNGSPVMVFPEFPSFSELEEEDVQNVFNYLTSVPSVTASAEGFILVIDRRLDRWAAVRTTLLRIAGSFPGILHLVLVLRPNTLFQRTLSDFLFKFNKDEFKMKVVMLSSVTELHAYIDPGQLTTELGGTQEYCHESWISHRTAIEAFALMVKTTAQTLQAFGTELAETELPNDAEATTGLLHTHTLKKDTMKEDLQVALSQGGRLLECINEPLQTDPEYSMTYDEQENLATVQRLLGQLDETETAFDDFWERHRTKLEQCLQLRHFEQHFREVRGQLEATSERLSGFSEVSVNPAHAEHVLRELSVHESKACDILDCALSLASEGDRLIENSHYAEDSIRPKCSELRGVCEDISSTLRSKKTLLLRAMELHHSLEKASRWCEDGIFLLASQPVDRCQSQDGAEAALQELERYLDTAAVHSIADRSAICCQYEAVLTAQLRDQVERVFQKQTSVQEMFEKRRVSLKKLAAKQTRPVQPVAPRPEVKSPLSSPNQQRKERRYSADNVICKKAESPVHIGGTRHASLSEEEENLAVLRRHVMNELLETERAYVEELLCVLEGYAAEMDNPAMAHLIPNTLLSKKDVLFGNMSEIHQFHKRTFLKELEAYTDCPELVGRCFLERMKDLQIYEAYCQNKPRSESLWRQCSDCAFFQECQKKLEHKLGLDSYLLKPVQRITKYQLLLKELLKYSKGCDGCDDLQEALSSILGILKAVNDSMHLIAITGYEGNLSDLGRLMMQGSFSVWTEHKKGHAKVKDLARFKPMQRHLFLHEKALLFCKRREENGEGYEKAPSYSFKHSLSMSAVGITENAKGDNKKFEIWCNSRDEVFIVQAPNPEVKTSWVNEIRKVLTQQLQAFRDARQQKSSDPVSPSQTSNTSISLSPFRSNGVKNQKKQEEKKTEPSTISEISSLPRHKGWNKASLSVDATEENDGYSSSEDPMNSDPEDDVGKKLAPGKYTVVADCEKAGPQELSVKSGDMVQLIREGEEGQWFVKNLRTTKEGWVAAANLLSLISESKSSQSLSSSDGSVSGNISTSSSCSETYTSYSDIKP is encoded by the exons GCGGCCGCGGGATGAACGGCAGCCCCGTCATGGTCTTCCCAGAATTCCCATCTTTCAgcgagctggaggaggaggacgtcCAGAACGTCTTCAACTACCTCACTAGTGTCCCCAG CGTCACAGCCTCAGCAGAGGGTTTCATCCTGGTCATCGACAGACGACTGGACCGATGGGCCGCCGTCAGGACTACCCTGCTCCGCATCGCT GGTTCATTTCCAGGGATCTTACACTTGGTTCTGGTGTTGCGTCCCAATACTTTGTTCCAGCGGACTCTGTCAGACTTCTTGTTCAAGTTCAACAAGGATGAGTTCAAAATGAAG GTGGTGATGCTGAGTTCGGTGACTGAGCTCCATGCTTATATCGACCCGGGACAACTGACCACAGAGCTGGGAGGCACGCAGGAGTACTGCCATGAGAGCTGGATCTCACATCGCACT GCCATCGAAGCGTTCGCCCTCATGGTGAAGACCACGGCTCAGACTCTGCAGGCGTTCGGCACTGAGCTTGCAGAGACAGAGTTACCGAATGATGCAGAGGCTACCACCggcctgctgcacacacacacgctgaagaAGGACACGATGAAG GAGGACCTACAGGTGGCGCTGTCTCAAGGAGGACGTCTGCTGGAGTGCATAAACGAGCCTCTGCAGACGGACCCTGAATACAGCATGACCTACGACGAACAGGAGAACTTAGCGACTGTACAGAG aCTCCTGGGTCAGCTGGACGAGACAGAGACGGCGTTCGACGACTTCTGGGAGCGCCACCGCACCAAGCTGGAGCAGTGTTTGCAGCTGCGCCACTTTGAGCAGCACTTCCGTGAA GTGCGCGGCCAGCTTGAAGCCACGTCGGAAAGGTTGTCCGGCTTCTCAGAGGTCAGCGTGAACCCCGCCCACGCTGAGCACGTCCTCCGAGAGCTGAGCGTCCACGAGAGCAAAGCCTGc GACATATTGGACTGCGCCTTGTCCCTCGCCAGCGAAGGCGACCGGCTGATAGAGAACTCCCACTACGCCGAGGACTCCATCCGGCCGAAGTGCAGCGAGCTCAGAGGCGTCTGCGAGGACATCAGCTCCACCCTGAGGAGCAAGAAGACCCTCCTCCTCAGAGCCATGGAGCTGCACCACTCTCTGGAGAAG GCGTCTCGGTGGTGCGAGGACGGGATCTTTCTGTTGGCGAGCCAGCCGGTGGACAGGTGTCAGTCTCAGGACGGTGCTGAAGCCgctctgcaggagctggagcgATACCTGGACACAGCTGCTGTGCACTCGATCGCCGACCGGAGTGCCATCTGCTGCCAGTATGAGGCTGTGCTCACCGCTCAGCTCAGG GACCAGGTGGAGCGAGTCTTCCAGAAGCAAACGTCCGTCCAGGAGATGTTCGAGAAGCGGCGCGTCAGCCTGAAGAAGCTCGCCGCAAAACAGACCCGACCCGTCCAGCCTGTAGCACCCAGACCCGAAGTCAagtcccctctctcctccccga atcaacagagaaaggagaggagatacTCTGCAGATAACGTCATCTGCAAGAAG GCGGAGTCTCCGGTTCATATCGGCGGCACCAGACACGCATCTctctcagaggaagaagaaaacctGGCAGTCCTGAGGCG tcaCGTGATGAACGAGCTGCTGGAGACGGAGAGAGCGTACGTGgaggagctgctgtgtgtgctGGAG GGCTATGCAGCAGAGATGGATAACCCCGCCATGGCTCACCTCATCCCCAACACGCTGCTCAGCAAGAAGGACGTGCTGTTCGGGAACATGTCTGAAATCCACCAGTTTCATAAAAG GACGTTTCTGAAGGAGCTGGAAGCGTACACCGACTGCCCAGAACTTGTGGGCCGCTGCTTTTTAGAGAGG atgaaGGACCTGCAGATCTACGAGGCGTACTGTCAGAATAAACCTCGCTCTGAGAGTTTGTGGCGACAGTGCTCCGACTGTGCCTTCTTCCAG GAGTGCCAGAAGAAGCTGGAACACAAACTTGGTCTGGACTCCTACCTCCTCAAACCCGTCCAGAGAATCACCAAGTACCAGCTTCTGCTCAAG gagtTACTGAAGTACAGTAAAGGCTGTGACGGCTGTGACGACCTGCAGGAagctctctcctccatcctcggGATCCTGAAAGCTGTGAACGACTCCATGCACCTCATCGCCATCACAGGATACGAG GGTAACCTCTCAGACCTGGGCCGCCTCATGATGCAGGGCTCCTTCAGCGTCTGGACGGAGCACAAGAAAGGTCACGCCAAGGTGAAGGACCTGGCTCGGTTCAAGCCCATGCAGCGGCACCTGTTCCTGCATGAGAAGGCTCTGCTGTTCTgcaagaggagggaggagaacgGGGAGGGCTACGAGAAAGCTCCGTCCTACAGCTTCAAACACTCGCTCAGC atGAGTGCGGTCGGCATCACGGAGAACGCCAAAGGAGACAACAAGAAGTTTGAGATCTGGTGCAACTCCAGGGATGAAGTCTTCATCGTGCAG GCTCCGAATCCAGAAGTCAAAACGTCATGGGTGAACGAGATCCGCAAAGTTCTGACCCAGCAGCTTCAAGCCTTCAGAG ATGCACGTCAGCAGAAGAGCTCAGACCCGGTGTCCCCGAGTCAAACAAGCAACACCTCCATCTCCCTCAG tcCTTTTCGTAGCAACGGTGTGAAGAACcagaagaagcaggaggagaagaagacagagccGAGCACGATATCAGAGATCAGCTCGTTGCCCCGGCACAAAG gctGGAACAAGGCGTCTCTCTCGGTGGACGCCACGGAAGAGAACGACGGTTACTCCAGCAGCGAGGACCCCATGAACTCTGACCCCGAGGACGACGTGGGAAAGAAGCTG GCTCCTGGGAAGTACACCGTGGTGGCGGACTGTGAGAAGGCGGGACCTCAGGAGCTGTCCGTCAAAAGCGGGGACatggtgcagctaatcagagaaggagaggagggacagTG gtTTGTGAAGAACCTCCGTACCACTAAGGAGGGCTGGGTGGCCGCAGCGAACCTCCTCAGCCTCATCTCAGAGTCCAAGTCATCTCAGTCGCTCAGCAGCTCGG ATGGCAGCGTCTCTGGCAACATCAGCACTTCTTCCAGCTGCAGCGAGACTTACACCAGCTACTCCGACATCAAACCCTGA